TCATCCAATCACACGGAATGATTCACACTGTTCACTTCCAAACCATGTGTAAACACGGCTATATTACTTAATTATAAAATGGAAATTCATCAATGAACCGACATCCTTGGCGGCAACAGCCACGTTTGACAACACTTAGGTTCTTTTACAGCgataaaacaaaataaccaatcatcacaaacatgtacacaaaaaaacaacttgttttcCCATTTGCACAAGAAGACATTGACGTGGCCTGAGAGGCACAGAATAAATAGGATGATGGGTGAAGTGGGCGACGGGGTGTGAGGAGCCTGTCACTCAAACAGCAGGTCCTCGTCCGTCTCCTCTGTTAGCATGTTGGTGGGCTCGGCGATGGGCCCCAGCGCGGCCAGGCGAGCAGCGATCTCCAGCTCCGTCTTCTCCCTaagctgcttcttcttctcctggaTCTTCTTCAGCCTgccacagagaaaacagaacgGGAGAAATACTGTCAAGTAAAACTGACTACAGCACAAAGGGGTTGCAGGTGGAACTGGGTAGTTGAGGGTAGTTAAATTTAGAAAAACAAGTATGTGACAAGCAGGTCGCCAGCTAGGAAGACATGGTTTATTTATaggacatgtatttcaaatacacgaTACGTTGTTTAAATAATACTGCGTCAGAGTTGccgtaaggtttattttttccactatgatggagctaggctaatgactcctatagacttaaagtctttatgctaagctaacatgaaatgttacccataggaaccaaagtagtggatgcacagaggtgaaaatggtattaaaCATCTCGTCTCAGATTGGGTATGTCAGAAAGGggttattttgcccaaaacctTGGAGTATTCATTTAATgtgatgtattttttctgttagaAACATGGTCTGAAGGCAGTGTAAGACAACTGCAGATCAGTGAGGAAGAACAAAAAGCTGTATTATTTGATGGGAAAGACAGAGGAGTGggattactaaaaaaaaaaaaaaaaaaaagttcactgaTTCAGTGTGTGGTCATTATTAAAAGTCCATTGTTTTGAAGGAggtaaaactaacaaaacagaagaaaaaaaaatatgtatagaTTTATATTTTTAGCAGTTACGGCTAAAGGAAAATGATCATAGCCACCAAGGTGAAACTTCATTCAAGTATGTGGCCTGTTTAGAatcaactgacaaaacaaaaggggaataaacatgtaatttgtCAGTCTGACTGACAATGAGAGCCATGTTGACTCATCTATCACATTATGTGCTTTTGTCAGTTCAATTTAAAGTGACTTGTTGGCAACTTTACTGAAATAAAGTGGATGTCAAAATGCCAGAGGATGTACATCTCACCTGTAAaactcctctcgctctctctcatccaGCTCTGTGATGATGTAGGTGAGGGTGCGCTCAATCCGCGGGATAATCACTGCAAAGCGAGACACACAGGGGTTTACTCACAGTCgcactgctgcagcttctcctcACCAGTTCTCTGAAGAAAAGGCTTCATGAGCGCAGCGTGAGCTTACCGTGCTCGATGGCGTTCACACGGCGGTTGGTGATTTTTATGGCTTCATCCAGGGTGACAAAAGAAGTCTGGTGACAAAAAAGTGAGCCTTATGTCATCAGTCACAgtcatatttttctgtctttacagGGCATTGTCATAATAGCCACTGGCTTCAGTTGGTTGTCATTTAATTGACAACACATGCCTTTTGCTGTTTGCACATATTTGATAAAACACCATGGGTCGGTctaatttgaaataatttaatgaGATTTTAAGGAAACAAGTGGTTCCTTGACTGCACAGGACATCCCATTAGATCCTGACATCTTCTTATTTAGATGGCAGTCAGAAACACTGTTTAAGGGAGAGTTTGGATTTAAAATTAAAGTGTAAACCTGCTCCTGTATGtctaattttaaaaattgtcatcaGGGCACTGAGTTCCAGTAGTGATGCTCAATTACATGTCCCTCAACTTCCTTGAAACAGTTTTTATCCTTGGTTGTAAAATAACTGCTAGTGGCTGCTAGTCATCATACCCAAAGTATTCTCAAGACAGCTATTTTTGAGTGTATTTCACAGTCACTACGACTACGGCCTGCCATCAATCGTTTTGCAAGAGGCTTCATTACTATGGAAACGAGCAACACCATACTGCGTTGTTTCCTTGTTGTGTTACATTGCCTAAATTCATTTAATCTTTTGAACAAAACAGGATCCTAATAGGGAGCATTACTAACCAGGCACCAAGGTTGTAGGAAGCTATGTAGCTGTGTAATACCACATAAATTAACCTTGACATAATTGCAGCAGCGCCCCCTACCTGTAAGGAGGCCAACTCCACCAGGAGCTCAACAGCTTTGGCGTAGTTCCTCTTCAACCTGGAgagctgctctcctcccctGGCCAGACCCGTCAGCTCATAACCtgtccgacacacacacacacacacacgcacgctcagCGAGGCCAGGAACTAACTACCCACTCATCACTGGTAACCAAAACATTTTGCCCAATCCCGGTGTGAGTTAACAGCACTTACTGTCTCCGCCTTCTTGGTAGTACTCAAACACAGGCAGGGTGACACCtgcaagaaaacaaagagacacGTGAGACATCTAGGAAGCTGGCGGTTTAGCCTAAAATAGAGCAGAAGACATTTTTCTGAACTTCACCTGCCACGTTGTCCTTTTTGGCTCGGACCTTCACTTGGGCCTTGTTAACATTCTGGATTACAGTGGTGCTGCGGAAATAATCACACATGTTGGATTACGGCGACATCGTTGCTGCACCAAACACACAAGATGGTGAAGCAGCAGGACTGTGATTCTCTTACCTGAAGTTCCCAGCGGCGAATTTGGCCTCAGCCAAAGAGAAGGCCGCCTCTCTCATCACCTCTCCCATCAGGGTCTTCGTCTACAGTAGGAGATAATAAGACAAAGTCCACCTTTAGTACAGCATTCTGACTGATGGGAATCACAGTGCACAGAGAAGCAAGTCAATTatcaattattttccaactgaCTTCGATAATTTTGCGGAGGATCTGACGAAAGCGCATGGACAAGGCGTCAGCTTTCTTCTTGAGAAGGTTCCTGCCGGTCTGGGCCCCTTTCAGCCGGGCCTTCATGATGGTCTGAGCCCTGCAAGcccacagcacaacacacaagattaaaaaaacaaacaaacaaacaaacaaacaaaaaacattaactgGTTTGATTGgatcaatatgaaatgattAGGCCCAGCAGACAGAAAGCAGCGGCAGGAATCTTGACTAAATCAAAGATAATGGATCACCTGTATCTTTCAGAATTGATTTTTAAAGTTCTTCTACTTGTCTCTAAAGCTTTAAATGACCTTGCTCCTCCATACAAACAAGTTCCTCCACAGTCTATCTTTTTAATGTTGATTATGTGTCCCATTAAAATACAGGTGAGGCTGCCTTCTGTTTTTGATGCCTCTCAACTGGGGAACACGCTGCCTCTGGATATCAGAATGGCGAGCTCActtggtatttttaaaagacccatgtttttaatctggcttttactttgaagtaaTGTTACAGCCTTAGTTCTGCAGTTTAATCAAtggtttcatatttatttttatcttaatCTATTGACTTTATTTAAcatgttgtagtttttattgttgtaatttttagtCTAACATAATTTTACCAGCCTGctgcttttatattttgtctgtgttctttTGATCTTGATGAaaggtgctctataaataaagtagAGTTGAGTAGACAGATAACTCCACTTCTCTGCAGCCTAAGTTACAGCTGCACAATACTCTGAACAATCTGTGCGAATAAAGTGTGAGCACTTTCTGCAGAAATCATGCCAGTGTGTACAGAAGTAGCTGCAGACATGCATCACACATTTCTGTGACAGCTCACACTCGGGTCATACTGGAGAGCATCACATGACAGCAGGGTTCTTCCTCTTTACTGGTCTAGAAGCACCAATCTGGCACCGTTTTGGATTATAATTGCTCTTGATCCACCATGCACAACGAGACTATGTTGCCATTTCAAATATGTGATGAGGTTAAACACCCCAGCCGCTGCAGATGACCACAAATTAGACCCTGAAACACTAATATGCAACACTGGTCAACTCAAGGTAGCATAATATTAAGTAGCTAACGTTGCCCTGCAAGCTAGCAAGAAAGCTGCTTACATTCTGGAGGGGAATATGTCGATCCTGTCTTTTCCTGACATCTTGTCCTTTGGTCGAAGACAGCGCTCTTCTCTTCGGCTCGTTTTATTTTTCCCAAGCGACTTTGGCTTTTCTCCCAGCTAGCGCCTCTGTGTGCGatacagaaaaaacaactgGTGTGCTACATACAGGATTAGAGGTACATATAACCGAGCTGATGGTCGTGATCTTGTACGGCTCCGTGTCTGCGGTGATCAGCTGGTCTCCGGTCATGTGACGCACGAGTAAATCGCGTTTTTTTACGCATGCGCGCCGTCATACGCGTCGGATCTCTTCCGGGTCGAAAAATTAGCACACCCGATGAATGTGAGCTAGCGGGCCTGGTTTAAAACccaccaaaaaccaaaaaacaaagcaacagtAGCGGATATTTGGATATTTCCGATACAGGACATTCCGCAGTGTGGTTCTGTAACCATATGACACAGGTGAGTCGGTTGTGTCGGCTGTTGTCGGTGAAGCAGCTGTTTGCCGGGGAGGGGTTAGCAGATTAGGCTAGTTAGCGGGCTAGCCGCAGCGGTGCATGTGCTGCATGTGATGTGGGAGCCAAGCCTGGCACGGCGCTGGACACTAGCCTGCTGGCTAACGGCACCGAAAGTAACAttaactgtgtttttattctctctcagCAGCAGTTTCCATGCTGTGTTAGTTCGCTGTGAGTTAGGTTACGTTACACTGTTTGTTagtcttttttttggttttctccaATTTATGTCAGTTTTCGCTCCTAACCCTGAACAGTAAGTGGATCCAGGCTGGTCAGCGTTGCATCATACAGCCcacaggaaaacactgaaatacacagacaaatgcTCTTTATTGATCCAAAATTTGGAAATTGGTGTGTTACTTGTGCAGGTTGTTCCTACTTTGCACAGGAGACAATAGCAGGCTACACAACACTAGAAGACATAAGTATATATCTttagataaaacataaaacacaagtgacaaaataaatagtGTATCAATACAAAGAGTATAAGAATGAAGAACGACCTTTGCATACTTTGTAAgagatataaaaaaataaaatatgctaTACTACATCTAGAGACTATCTGTAGACCTTTAGCTTTTGGACCATTGCACAGACGATATTTATGATGAAgtatatctgcaaaatatctatagaatagaGAATGTATACAAAAATGAGATCTGTACTCATAATGTGTAATTTAAAGTGTAATTTCCATGTGTCAGTCTGTGATGACTCGGTGGCAGAGACTGTCAGATGTGGTTCAGGcttatggaaaacattttttataatGTGTAATTCAACTTATAAGGGGGAAATAACATTGCCTATCTGCTGCCAGCTCACCAACATTGCTGAATCCAtctgttttttctgtaaagAAAGCTTCCCACGTTTGACCTCGTCTCTCTGcgtctctgtctgctctgtccgCCCGCAGCGATGCCAGGACTCAGCTGTCGATTTTATCAGCACCGGTTCCCAGAGGTGGAGGATGTCGTGATGGTCAACGTGAGGTCCATCGCCGAGATGGGCGCCTACGTCAGCCTTTTGGAGTACAATAACATCGAGGGCATGATCCTCCTGAGCGAGCTGTCACGTCGACGTATCCGCTCCATCAACAAGCTCATCCGCATAGGCCGCAACGAGTGTGTGGTTGTCATCCGAGTAGACAAAGAGAAGGGTAAGCTCGCCGACCACCAGAGGTGACAGTGAATGGCTTTAGGAGCAAGGCTTGCATGTATGGTTGTACTCAGGACAGGGAAATTTGTCTGTCCACCAAGTCTCCTGTGCAACATTGGTCTGTAGTCTTCAACTAGAAAACTAAGCTGGAAAAACAGTAACTCTTGTTTAGAGGAACTGTATGAAGCTGATGACATGAtctcattttgactgacagtcCTCTAAGCTTGAGCGacatttaaagtgttttagtgtttaaacatgtaggctatggcagcattagaataaaaacacagagtgaTGTATCATGTAGTGACCACTGGTGCCAAAAACACTAGTTATTGGTGTGGCTTTCAAGATGCTGGTATAAGTGTTATGACGTCCCTGCTGCAGAATCATGATACCGATGCCTGATTCAACTTTCTCTTTAGGATACATTGATTTATCAAAAAGAAGAGTTTCACCAGAGGAGGCCATCAAGTGTGAAGATAAATTCACCAAATCTAAAACTGTAAGTCCAACTGTGcgagggtttgtgtgtgtgtgtgtgtgtgtgtgtgtctgtgtgtgtgtgtgtgtctgtgtgtgtgtctgtgtgtttgacaaaaaaaaaaaaaacagttaaaccCCATGCAATGGAGGAGACTGACACCCATTATTAACATTTTTAGTAACTGTGTTCtccatatattaaaaaacaatcaatcatgGGATGTGTAGTGTTTACAAAGGTTCTATTACAcccctctccccttctccatCCTGTTTCTCTCAACTTTTCATGacttgagaaataaaaaaaaaaaaacgacaacagCATAACCACTTTCCACTAATGATGCATAACTCCATCATTTTTGTGTGCccagttgtgttttttctggGGATGGGGTGGCCGCTGCTTTTGCGATCATGTTGAGTTCACCCACAGTATTGTGCTTGCAGGTGTACAGCATCCTCCGACATGTGGCTGAGGTGCTGGATTACAGTAAGGACGAGCAGCTAGAGAGCCTGTTCCAGCGCACTGCGTGGGTCTTTGACGAGAAATACAAGCGACCAGGATATGGAGCCTACGACGTCTTCAAACAGGCTGTTTCGTAAGTGTGCATTTCTAACAGTGCGCAGGCTTGTGAGCCCTGAAATCAGTCATTCAGtagctcaaaaatgaaaaatttggTAGGCAAAAGTGTTGACATGGACAAAAACATAATGGCATTTTTGTGTCaagaaatattttgtatttacgAATACAGTGTCAATATGGTTCTGTCTCCTGAGGTTGTCTTTCCCTTTGTCCTCCACAGAGATCCCTCCATCCTCGATGGGTTGGAcctgacagaggaagagaggaacgTGCTGATCGATAACATCAACAGGCGACTCACTCCACAGGCTGTGAAAATCAGAGCAGGTAAGAGGGCGCTCTGCAGTCACCACCTAGTCCTGGGCAGGGGTGGGTAGAGGGCAGAATAATTTTACTTGAGTCTGAGTACAGTTACTCATTGAAATAATTTACTTAAGTAGGAGTAAAAATTACCCTGTAAGCAAACTGCTCACTTAAGAGTATTCCGCAAAAACAACCTCCTTGGAGTAGTGAGTACTAGTTACAATTTTAGTTTGGTCTATTTTCACACCAggtgataaaacaaaaaacaattcaaGAAGAAGcgatttaccactttaatcggTGTACGGACTAGTCATCGACTGTGAGCTGTCGGATCTAAGTGCGGCCGAGGGTCGCTCTCTGCAGCCTTTGATGCGTTAATTTGACCTTCCATTGCTGCTAGCAAGCTGAGCAGCTTGACTGGAAGTTTAAAAGGTCATCGATCGCAGCGCAGCCTTCTTCTTTAATCACTTGCTCTGTGGTGCTGACCGCGCAGCTGCAGAGTGGTGTGTGTCTCTAAGCTCGCCGTATGAAAATCATCAGCTTTCATGTAAGGCAAGTTCACACCAGAGATTTTACAAGACAAGTTAAAACCTGGAATCTTGTACCTCAGTGACACTATATGAGATGgtgtgtcatttccatggcaaTGACACTTTTTACTTCAGCGTTTCTGTCAGTGTGCTGTTGCTGGATAGTGTATAGGATGGCtctgtgctgccttcactggAACAGGACGTCAAAGTATCATCTATAAAATTTCACCAACATTGCATTTACTGGGTCAGCTGAGGAAAATGTACTCCGTCTTCCTTAATATTCCCCGTGGAGGAAATTAAGACTTACTTCTTCTTGAAAGCTTTAATTTCTCCCAAGGTTACACTGTGAAATCCATGTTATCACCATGGCTACAAATTTACAAGAGAGATATTCTGCTGTCGGGCTTCCCATGAAACCAACCAACCTAGTGCCCATTCAGTcgacatccagacacacactgtgacacttcTAAAACCAGACACCTGCCACATGACAAGCTGAGTCACAGCAGCGCCATCAGCCGGCCTGATCCCCGCTGAGACCTTTCTCTGCAGCGATCCAAactgttttatcttgttgtgaATCTTTAGTTTAGACTGACCTTAAAACCATCATGACGGGAGAAACAGTTGTAATGCAACCTGTTTTGTCAAATGTAACAAGGAACAGAGCAGATTACtgggagtaaaaaaaagaaatacttgagtaagagtaataaGTGCAACCCACATCCGAGTTGGCCTACAAGTTGCATCAAATGACATGATGCGTTCAAGCTGTATTCAGTAAAAAATTAACTTTGGGCGAAGATAAATTATGTTACCATAATGTGTGAATATGTAGTCttgcaaagttttgtttttggcaagaAACCTGAATTGGCTGTATTTGTGTGAAGGAGAAATCTCTCAGCAGGGTCAAATGGCTTTTGACAGTATTTTTCAATATGAAATATGGTTATACTAAAGATTGTTTCATAAATTTCTATGGTTGAATTTGTGCTCATTTAAAGATAGTATAACGAAGGCCTAAAGGACTTCAGATGAGACAGATGAGAtcctgtttaaataaataaaaaaaaaagaattaactTCTTGTCCAAATTAACAGCATTTAACTTCCATTAACAACATTAAAAAGACAGTCTGTCCTGTCCCTTTTGTAAGCTGTCAGTCTTTTTTTAAGGGAGTTAAATGCTGTgaacattaaataaacaattgaAGATTATTTTTCAGAACTATTCATCATAACTGTATCATTATAGCATGTCATTTGCCGTTTTCCTGCCCTTCCTGTAGACATTGAAGTGGCATGCTACGGGTATGAAGGGATTGACGCAGTGAAGGACGCTCTGAGGGCTGGACTGAACTGCTCCACAGAGGCCATGCCTATCAAGGTAAGCTTTTATCACCAGCCACCAAATGCTGCTACACTGGTGCTGTCACTTCCAGTTTGTGTTGCagtttaaaatttaatttgaagACAGCTGTGAAGGAGCCAGGCAGCCCTGTTCTGCGGACACAGTACTGTTTGTTACGCTTATAGTCTTTGTATGACTTGAGTCTTTGCTTGTGATATTGGAGATTCCCAAATGTAAGGGTAACCTACTGTTATGGTTACTTGAGCTGTAGGTAAGAGCAGCTAAATCCCTGAAATGTGATGTAAATGTCAGGGTTGTTGGCAATTTCCAAGCTTTCAGTGTTCGGCTCAAAGTCACTGAGGTCATGAAGTAGTAACCAGTTTAGCTCAAACAGCTCTGATCCACACAAGTCCAAACTGGAAAGAACATTGTTTAGAATGATGGCTCACAGTTGTGCATTTCAGTCATACATTTCTCAGTTgttgtaaaatatgaaaaatgaacaggCACATTGTAAAATTTCAGCATGAAGCTACTGTATTCTAAATTGTCTCAACTACATGTTTTCATATTGACTGAAAGTGCATGTTTTATTCCTTAGATTCATGTGGCATTACTGtttgtcttttactttttaGTCTTTTCCAATGCTGATACATCTTCATCTGTTATTTGACTGTCAGCATTTTCACTCCCAGGCTCACTAAGGCTCCTGTCAGTGGTTGTGTTCTCAAGTATATTTTGATAACCTTTGTTTACCTGTTGCCCGATGTTGTTGATCAACCACATGATCATAAACAAATTTAGGTTAACACTGAAAAGACAGGTGGTCTGTGTAGAAGGTGATCCAAGTGGAGTCCACGTTCAGTCATGACTCGTCCAAAGTGGAGCTTGAGTCTCGTTTCAGGACTTATGGAATACCTCTGGTAAATGTGATGATGGCCCAAGGGTTAACCGCTGTGCTCTTGTGCTCGGCAGATCAACCTGATCGCTCCTCCACGCTACGTGATGACCACGACCACCCTGGAGCGCACAGAGGGCTTGTCCGTCCTCAACCAGGCCATGGCTGCTATCAAGGAGAAGATCGAGGAGAAGAGGGGCGTCTTTAACATACAAATGGAGGTGAGCTCATTATGTTTTTAATTCCCTGCACATTCTGTATTTTTGTCCCATATCTTTGTGGAGGTCAATTACCCCTACTTACTGAATGGAAATTGCCCCCTTTTTGGTGTATACCACTAGAAATACTTAATTATCAAATGGAATGACTTTTTCGTTATAATTTATAAAAGATATTTGCACCTTTacagtgttttgatttttgagtgACGGTACGGACTTGCACAATCTGTACACGagccattttcctgtttttacttttgttttttgcatatGCACAAGTAACCGAACTGTAATTGTGTCCTCCAGCCCAAGGTGGTGACGGACACGGATGAGACAGAGCTGGCCCGGCAGCTGGAGAGGCTAGAGAGGGAGAATGCCGAGGTGGACGGAGACGATGACGCCGAGGAGATGGAGGCCAAAGCGGAGGACTAAGTCTGTCCTCGGGGAGAGGCTGGTGGGAAACACACCAAAAGAGAAAGGTGGACAGACCTGGTTGCAGTTATACAGTCCCACAGATGTTAACTCTTACATTGCAAACATTAACTGAAGTTGATAATTCATAGGCAAACATCCCAGTCTGTTTTATTAACAAGGTTTGTCTGAGAAGATGGTAACAAGCAGTGCTGTCCTCCTGTACCAACACacggacaaaaacaaaaaagttcagTTTCAAATGCTACATCAGTGTAGTTTCTATTTTTAAGTACATCAATTTGAATAAATGATactctaaaaataaaagttcagcTGTTTACAAGCAGTGGCCTTCACTTATCTCTTGCTTAAGAGCCCAGTGTCTTCAGTGTCCATGGCGCTTCACCTCTGGCTGGTCACTAGATGTGGTTCATTAAAGGGGAAACACGTAGGCTCGTCTGTCTCAACACCGTCAGTGGTGACTTTTGTGCTGTTCCTCTTCCAGTTTAAGGGTTTTTACTGGCAGCGTTTTTGCTCTTGTTCAGCTCACATGACATCAATAAAGATCTGGAAGTTTTGATCACCATGTCTCTTTGTCGGTATTTAGACTTTGCATTAATGGACCTCAAATATggtaagtgtaaatataaaggGATTTTATAATATTAATTTTAGCAGTCATATTGACTAATTATGCCCACCTTAGGACAACTGGAAGGGTTTTTATTAGTGATTTGTCTACTTTTTAATTCGTTTAACATGATAACAGCCCAACATGGTGAGCTACCAGCTGGAACATTTTTCATGTAGCTGAACCCATATAGTGTATTAAATAACTGATAATGTAGtgacttttcaaaatggattGCCCAACGCTCCCAGATGATTTAATAACCAATGACTGCTACTTCATAACAGA
The genomic region above belongs to Myripristis murdjan chromosome 24, fMyrMur1.1, whole genome shotgun sequence and contains:
- the eif2s1b gene encoding eukaryotic translation initiation factor 2 subunit 1b, which encodes MPGLSCRFYQHRFPEVEDVVMVNVRSIAEMGAYVSLLEYNNIEGMILLSELSRRRIRSINKLIRIGRNECVVVIRVDKEKGYIDLSKRRVSPEEAIKCEDKFTKSKTVYSILRHVAEVLDYSKDEQLESLFQRTAWVFDEKYKRPGYGAYDVFKQAVSDPSILDGLDLTEEERNVLIDNINRRLTPQAVKIRADIEVACYGYEGIDAVKDALRAGLNCSTEAMPIKINLIAPPRYVMTTTTLERTEGLSVLNQAMAAIKEKIEEKRGVFNIQMEPKVVTDTDETELARQLERLERENAEVDGDDDAEEMEAKAED
- the atp6v1d gene encoding V-type proton ATPase subunit D encodes the protein MSGKDRIDIFPSRMAQTIMKARLKGAQTGRNLLKKKADALSMRFRQILRKIIETKTLMGEVMREAAFSLAEAKFAAGNFSTTVIQNVNKAQVKVRAKKDNVAGVTLPVFEYYQEGGDSYELTGLARGGEQLSRLKRNYAKAVELLVELASLQTSFVTLDEAIKITNRRVNAIEHVIIPRIERTLTYIITELDEREREEFYRLKKIQEKKKQLREKTELEIAARLAALGPIAEPTNMLTEETDEDLLFE